The following coding sequences are from one Macaca nemestrina isolate mMacNem1 chromosome 1, mMacNem.hap1, whole genome shotgun sequence window:
- the LOC105494781 gene encoding polyadenylate-binding protein 4 isoform X1, protein MNAAASSYPMASLYVGDLHSDVTEAMLYEKFSPAGPVLSIRVCRDMITRRSLGYAYVNFQQPADAERALDTMNFDVIKGKPIRIMWSQRDPSLRKSGVGNVFIKNLDKSIDNKALYDTFSAFGNILSCKVVCDENGSKGYAFVHFETQEAADKAIEKMNGMLLNDRKVFVGRFKSRKEREAELGAKAKEFTNVYIKNFGEEVDDESLKELFSQFGKTLSVKVMRDPSGKSKGFGFVSYEKHEDANKAVEEMNGKEISGKIIFVGRAQKKVERQAELKRKFEQLKQERISRYQGVNLYIKNLDDTIDDEKLRKEFSPFGSITSAKVMLEDGRSKGFGFVCFSSPEEATKAVTEMNGRIVGSKPLYVALAQRKEERKAHLTNQYMQRVAGMRALPANAILNQFQPAAGGYFVPAVPQAQGRPPYYTPNQLAQMRPNPRWQQGGRPQGFQGMPSAIRQSGPRPTLRHLAPTGNAPASRGLPTTTQRVGSECPDRLAMDFGGAGAAQQGLTDSCQSGGVPTAVQNLPPRAAVAAAAPRAVAPYKYASSVRSPHPAIQPLQAPQPAVHVQGQEPLTASMLAAAPPQEQKQMLGERLFPLIQTMHSNLAGKITGMLLEIDNSELLHMLESPESLRSKVDEAVAVLQAHHAKKEAAQKVGAVAAATS, encoded by the exons aTGAACGCTGCGGCCAGCAGCTACCCCATGGCCTCCCTGTACGTGGGCGACCTGCACTCGGACGTCACCGAGGCCATGCTGTACGAAAAGTTCAGCCCCGCGGGCCCTGTGCTGTCCATCCGGGTCTGCCGCGATATGATCACCCGCCGCTCCCTGGGCTATGCCTACGTCAACTTCCAGCAGCCGGCCGACG CTGAGCGGGCTTTGGACACCATGAACTTTGATGTGATTAAGGGAAAGCCAATCCGCATCATGTGGTCTCAGAGGGATCCCTCTTTGAGAAAATCTGGTGTGGGAAATGTCTTCATCAAGAACCTGGACAAATCTATAGATAACAAGGCACTTTATGATACTTTTTCTGCTTTTGGAAACATTCTATCCTGCAAG GTGGTGTGTGATGAGAACGGCTCTAAGGGTTATGCATTTGTCCACTTCGAGACCCAAGAGGCTGCCGACAAGGCCATCGAGAAGATGAATGGCATGCTCCTCAATGACCGCAAAGT ATTTGTGGGCAGATTCAAGTCTCGCAAAGAGCGGGAAGCTGAGCTGGGAGCCAAAGCCAAGGAATTCACCAATGTTTATATCAAAAACTTTGGGGAAGAGGTGGATGATGAGAGTCTGAAAGAGCTATTCAGTCAGTTTG GTAAGACCCTAAGTGTCAAGGTGATGAGAGATCCCAGTGGGAAATCCAAAGGCTTTGGCTTTGTGAGTTACGAAAAACACGAGGATGCCAATAAG GCTGTGGAAGAGatgaatggaaaagaaataagtggtaaaataatatttgtaggCCGTGCACAAAAGAAAGTAGAACGGCAGGCAGAGTTAAAACGGAAATTTGAGCAGCTGAAACAGGAGAGAATTAGTCGATATCAG GGAGTGAATCTCTACATTAAGAACTTGGATGACACTATTGATGATGAGAAATTAAGGAAAGAATTTTCTCCTTTTGGATCAATTACCAGTGCTAAG GTAATGCTGGAGGATGGAAGAAGCAAAGGGTTTGGCTTCGTCTGCTTCTCATCTCCTGAAGAGGCAACCAAAGCAGTCACTGAGATGAATGGACGCATTGTGGGCTCCAAGCCACTATATGTTGCCCTGGcccagaggaaggaagagagaaaggctCACCTGACCAACCAGTATATGCAACGAGTGGCTGGAATGAGAGCACTTCCTGCCAATGCCATCTTAAATCAGTTCCAGCCTGCGGCGGGTGGCTACTTCGTGCCAGCAGTCCCACAG GCTCAGGGAAGGCCTCCATATTATACACCTAACCAGTTAGCGCAGATGAGGCCTAATCCACGCTGGCAGCAAGGTGGGAGACCTCAAG GCTTCCAAGGAATGCCAAGTGCTATACGCCAGTCTGGGCCTCGTCCAACTCTTCGCCATCTGGCTCCAACTGGTAATGCTCCGGCCTCTCGTGGCCTCCCTACTACCACTCAGAGAGTCG GGTCTGAGTGCCCGGACCGCTTGGCTATGGACTTTGGTGGGGCTGGTGCCGCCCAGCAAGGGCTGACTGACAGCTGCCAGTCTGGAG GCGTTCCCACAGCTGTGCAGAACTTACCGCCACGCGCTGCTGTTGCCGCTGCTGCTCCCCGTGCTGTTGCCCCCTACAAATACGCCTCCAGTGTCCGCAGCCCTCATCCTGCCATACAGCCTCTGCAG GCACCCCAGCCTGCGGTCCATGTGCAGGGGCAGGAGCCACTGACTGCCTCCATGCTGGCTGCAGCACCCCCCCAGGaacagaagcagatgctgg GAGAACGCTTGTTCCCACTCATCCAAACAATGCATTCAAACTTGGCTGGGAAGATCACGGGAATGCTGCTGGAGATCGACAACTCTGAGCTGCTGCACATGTTAGAGTCCCCCGAGTCTCTCCGCTCCAAG GTAGATGAAGCTGTAGCAGTTCTACAGGCTCATCATGCCAAGAAAGAAGCTGCCCAGAAGGTGGGCGCTGTTGCTGCTGCTACCTCTTAG
- the LOC105494781 gene encoding polyadenylate-binding protein 4 isoform X2 yields MNAAASSYPMASLYVGDLHSDVTEAMLYEKFSPAGPVLSIRVCRDMITRRSLGYAYVNFQQPADAERALDTMNFDVIKGKPIRIMWSQRDPSLRKSGVGNVFIKNLDKSIDNKALYDTFSAFGNILSCKVVCDENGSKGYAFVHFETQEAADKAIEKMNGMLLNDRKVFVGRFKSRKEREAELGAKAKEFTNVYIKNFGEEVDDESLKELFSQFGKTLSVKVMRDPSGKSKGFGFVSYEKHEDANKAVEEMNGKEISGKIIFVGRAQKKVERQAELKRKFEQLKQERISRYQGVNLYIKNLDDTIDDEKLRKEFSPFGSITSAKVMLEDGRSKGFGFVCFSSPEEATKAVTEMNGRIVGSKPLYVALAQRKEERKAHLTNQYMQRVAGMRALPANAILNQFQPAAGGYFVPAVPQAQGRPPYYTPNQLAQMRPNPRWQQGGRPQGFQGMPSAIRQSGPRPTLRHLAPTGSECPDRLAMDFGGAGAAQQGLTDSCQSGGVPTAVQNLPPRAAVAAAAPRAVAPYKYASSVRSPHPAIQPLQAPQPAVHVQGQEPLTASMLAAAPPQEQKQMLGERLFPLIQTMHSNLAGKITGMLLEIDNSELLHMLESPESLRSKVDEAVAVLQAHHAKKEAAQKVGAVAAATS; encoded by the exons aTGAACGCTGCGGCCAGCAGCTACCCCATGGCCTCCCTGTACGTGGGCGACCTGCACTCGGACGTCACCGAGGCCATGCTGTACGAAAAGTTCAGCCCCGCGGGCCCTGTGCTGTCCATCCGGGTCTGCCGCGATATGATCACCCGCCGCTCCCTGGGCTATGCCTACGTCAACTTCCAGCAGCCGGCCGACG CTGAGCGGGCTTTGGACACCATGAACTTTGATGTGATTAAGGGAAAGCCAATCCGCATCATGTGGTCTCAGAGGGATCCCTCTTTGAGAAAATCTGGTGTGGGAAATGTCTTCATCAAGAACCTGGACAAATCTATAGATAACAAGGCACTTTATGATACTTTTTCTGCTTTTGGAAACATTCTATCCTGCAAG GTGGTGTGTGATGAGAACGGCTCTAAGGGTTATGCATTTGTCCACTTCGAGACCCAAGAGGCTGCCGACAAGGCCATCGAGAAGATGAATGGCATGCTCCTCAATGACCGCAAAGT ATTTGTGGGCAGATTCAAGTCTCGCAAAGAGCGGGAAGCTGAGCTGGGAGCCAAAGCCAAGGAATTCACCAATGTTTATATCAAAAACTTTGGGGAAGAGGTGGATGATGAGAGTCTGAAAGAGCTATTCAGTCAGTTTG GTAAGACCCTAAGTGTCAAGGTGATGAGAGATCCCAGTGGGAAATCCAAAGGCTTTGGCTTTGTGAGTTACGAAAAACACGAGGATGCCAATAAG GCTGTGGAAGAGatgaatggaaaagaaataagtggtaaaataatatttgtaggCCGTGCACAAAAGAAAGTAGAACGGCAGGCAGAGTTAAAACGGAAATTTGAGCAGCTGAAACAGGAGAGAATTAGTCGATATCAG GGAGTGAATCTCTACATTAAGAACTTGGATGACACTATTGATGATGAGAAATTAAGGAAAGAATTTTCTCCTTTTGGATCAATTACCAGTGCTAAG GTAATGCTGGAGGATGGAAGAAGCAAAGGGTTTGGCTTCGTCTGCTTCTCATCTCCTGAAGAGGCAACCAAAGCAGTCACTGAGATGAATGGACGCATTGTGGGCTCCAAGCCACTATATGTTGCCCTGGcccagaggaaggaagagagaaaggctCACCTGACCAACCAGTATATGCAACGAGTGGCTGGAATGAGAGCACTTCCTGCCAATGCCATCTTAAATCAGTTCCAGCCTGCGGCGGGTGGCTACTTCGTGCCAGCAGTCCCACAG GCTCAGGGAAGGCCTCCATATTATACACCTAACCAGTTAGCGCAGATGAGGCCTAATCCACGCTGGCAGCAAGGTGGGAGACCTCAAG GCTTCCAAGGAATGCCAAGTGCTATACGCCAGTCTGGGCCTCGTCCAACTCTTCGCCATCTGGCTCCAACTG GGTCTGAGTGCCCGGACCGCTTGGCTATGGACTTTGGTGGGGCTGGTGCCGCCCAGCAAGGGCTGACTGACAGCTGCCAGTCTGGAG GCGTTCCCACAGCTGTGCAGAACTTACCGCCACGCGCTGCTGTTGCCGCTGCTGCTCCCCGTGCTGTTGCCCCCTACAAATACGCCTCCAGTGTCCGCAGCCCTCATCCTGCCATACAGCCTCTGCAG GCACCCCAGCCTGCGGTCCATGTGCAGGGGCAGGAGCCACTGACTGCCTCCATGCTGGCTGCAGCACCCCCCCAGGaacagaagcagatgctgg GAGAACGCTTGTTCCCACTCATCCAAACAATGCATTCAAACTTGGCTGGGAAGATCACGGGAATGCTGCTGGAGATCGACAACTCTGAGCTGCTGCACATGTTAGAGTCCCCCGAGTCTCTCCGCTCCAAG GTAGATGAAGCTGTAGCAGTTCTACAGGCTCATCATGCCAAGAAAGAAGCTGCCCAGAAGGTGGGCGCTGTTGCTGCTGCTACCTCTTAG
- the LOC105494781 gene encoding polyadenylate-binding protein 4 isoform X3: MNAAASSYPMASLYVGDLHSDVTEAMLYEKFSPAGPVLSIRVCRDMITRRSLGYAYVNFQQPADAERALDTMNFDVIKGKPIRIMWSQRDPSLRKSGVGNVFIKNLDKSIDNKALYDTFSAFGNILSCKVVCDENGSKGYAFVHFETQEAADKAIEKMNGMLLNDRKVFVGRFKSRKEREAELGAKAKEFTNVYIKNFGEEVDDESLKELFSQFGKTLSVKVMRDPSGKSKGFGFVSYEKHEDANKAVEEMNGKEISGKIIFVGRAQKKVERQAELKRKFEQLKQERISRYQGVNLYIKNLDDTIDDEKLRKEFSPFGSITSAKVMLEDGRSKGFGFVCFSSPEEATKAVTEMNGRIVGSKPLYVALAQRKEERKAHLTNQYMQRVAGMRALPANAILNQFQPAAGGYFVPAVPQAQGRPPYYTPNQLAQMRPNPRWQQGGRPQGFQGMPSAIRQSGPRPTLRHLAPTGNAPASRGLPTTTQRVGVPTAVQNLPPRAAVAAAAPRAVAPYKYASSVRSPHPAIQPLQAPQPAVHVQGQEPLTASMLAAAPPQEQKQMLGERLFPLIQTMHSNLAGKITGMLLEIDNSELLHMLESPESLRSKVDEAVAVLQAHHAKKEAAQKVGAVAAATS, translated from the exons aTGAACGCTGCGGCCAGCAGCTACCCCATGGCCTCCCTGTACGTGGGCGACCTGCACTCGGACGTCACCGAGGCCATGCTGTACGAAAAGTTCAGCCCCGCGGGCCCTGTGCTGTCCATCCGGGTCTGCCGCGATATGATCACCCGCCGCTCCCTGGGCTATGCCTACGTCAACTTCCAGCAGCCGGCCGACG CTGAGCGGGCTTTGGACACCATGAACTTTGATGTGATTAAGGGAAAGCCAATCCGCATCATGTGGTCTCAGAGGGATCCCTCTTTGAGAAAATCTGGTGTGGGAAATGTCTTCATCAAGAACCTGGACAAATCTATAGATAACAAGGCACTTTATGATACTTTTTCTGCTTTTGGAAACATTCTATCCTGCAAG GTGGTGTGTGATGAGAACGGCTCTAAGGGTTATGCATTTGTCCACTTCGAGACCCAAGAGGCTGCCGACAAGGCCATCGAGAAGATGAATGGCATGCTCCTCAATGACCGCAAAGT ATTTGTGGGCAGATTCAAGTCTCGCAAAGAGCGGGAAGCTGAGCTGGGAGCCAAAGCCAAGGAATTCACCAATGTTTATATCAAAAACTTTGGGGAAGAGGTGGATGATGAGAGTCTGAAAGAGCTATTCAGTCAGTTTG GTAAGACCCTAAGTGTCAAGGTGATGAGAGATCCCAGTGGGAAATCCAAAGGCTTTGGCTTTGTGAGTTACGAAAAACACGAGGATGCCAATAAG GCTGTGGAAGAGatgaatggaaaagaaataagtggtaaaataatatttgtaggCCGTGCACAAAAGAAAGTAGAACGGCAGGCAGAGTTAAAACGGAAATTTGAGCAGCTGAAACAGGAGAGAATTAGTCGATATCAG GGAGTGAATCTCTACATTAAGAACTTGGATGACACTATTGATGATGAGAAATTAAGGAAAGAATTTTCTCCTTTTGGATCAATTACCAGTGCTAAG GTAATGCTGGAGGATGGAAGAAGCAAAGGGTTTGGCTTCGTCTGCTTCTCATCTCCTGAAGAGGCAACCAAAGCAGTCACTGAGATGAATGGACGCATTGTGGGCTCCAAGCCACTATATGTTGCCCTGGcccagaggaaggaagagagaaaggctCACCTGACCAACCAGTATATGCAACGAGTGGCTGGAATGAGAGCACTTCCTGCCAATGCCATCTTAAATCAGTTCCAGCCTGCGGCGGGTGGCTACTTCGTGCCAGCAGTCCCACAG GCTCAGGGAAGGCCTCCATATTATACACCTAACCAGTTAGCGCAGATGAGGCCTAATCCACGCTGGCAGCAAGGTGGGAGACCTCAAG GCTTCCAAGGAATGCCAAGTGCTATACGCCAGTCTGGGCCTCGTCCAACTCTTCGCCATCTGGCTCCAACTGGTAATGCTCCGGCCTCTCGTGGCCTCCCTACTACCACTCAGAGAGTCG GCGTTCCCACAGCTGTGCAGAACTTACCGCCACGCGCTGCTGTTGCCGCTGCTGCTCCCCGTGCTGTTGCCCCCTACAAATACGCCTCCAGTGTCCGCAGCCCTCATCCTGCCATACAGCCTCTGCAG GCACCCCAGCCTGCGGTCCATGTGCAGGGGCAGGAGCCACTGACTGCCTCCATGCTGGCTGCAGCACCCCCCCAGGaacagaagcagatgctgg GAGAACGCTTGTTCCCACTCATCCAAACAATGCATTCAAACTTGGCTGGGAAGATCACGGGAATGCTGCTGGAGATCGACAACTCTGAGCTGCTGCACATGTTAGAGTCCCCCGAGTCTCTCCGCTCCAAG GTAGATGAAGCTGTAGCAGTTCTACAGGCTCATCATGCCAAGAAAGAAGCTGCCCAGAAGGTGGGCGCTGTTGCTGCTGCTACCTCTTAG
- the LOC105494781 gene encoding polyadenylate-binding protein 4 isoform X4 — protein MNAAASSYPMASLYVGDLHSDVTEAMLYEKFSPAGPVLSIRVCRDMITRRSLGYAYVNFQQPADAERALDTMNFDVIKGKPIRIMWSQRDPSLRKSGVGNVFIKNLDKSIDNKALYDTFSAFGNILSCKVVCDENGSKGYAFVHFETQEAADKAIEKMNGMLLNDRKVFVGRFKSRKEREAELGAKAKEFTNVYIKNFGEEVDDESLKELFSQFGKTLSVKVMRDPSGKSKGFGFVSYEKHEDANKAVEEMNGKEISGKIIFVGRAQKKVERQAELKRKFEQLKQERISRYQGVNLYIKNLDDTIDDEKLRKEFSPFGSITSAKVMLEDGRSKGFGFVCFSSPEEATKAVTEMNGRIVGSKPLYVALAQRKEERKAHLTNQYMQRVAGMRALPANAILNQFQPAAGGYFVPAVPQAQGRPPYYTPNQLAQMRPNPRWQQGGRPQGFQGMPSAIRQSGPRPTLRHLAPTGVPTAVQNLPPRAAVAAAAPRAVAPYKYASSVRSPHPAIQPLQAPQPAVHVQGQEPLTASMLAAAPPQEQKQMLGERLFPLIQTMHSNLAGKITGMLLEIDNSELLHMLESPESLRSKVDEAVAVLQAHHAKKEAAQKVGAVAAATS, from the exons aTGAACGCTGCGGCCAGCAGCTACCCCATGGCCTCCCTGTACGTGGGCGACCTGCACTCGGACGTCACCGAGGCCATGCTGTACGAAAAGTTCAGCCCCGCGGGCCCTGTGCTGTCCATCCGGGTCTGCCGCGATATGATCACCCGCCGCTCCCTGGGCTATGCCTACGTCAACTTCCAGCAGCCGGCCGACG CTGAGCGGGCTTTGGACACCATGAACTTTGATGTGATTAAGGGAAAGCCAATCCGCATCATGTGGTCTCAGAGGGATCCCTCTTTGAGAAAATCTGGTGTGGGAAATGTCTTCATCAAGAACCTGGACAAATCTATAGATAACAAGGCACTTTATGATACTTTTTCTGCTTTTGGAAACATTCTATCCTGCAAG GTGGTGTGTGATGAGAACGGCTCTAAGGGTTATGCATTTGTCCACTTCGAGACCCAAGAGGCTGCCGACAAGGCCATCGAGAAGATGAATGGCATGCTCCTCAATGACCGCAAAGT ATTTGTGGGCAGATTCAAGTCTCGCAAAGAGCGGGAAGCTGAGCTGGGAGCCAAAGCCAAGGAATTCACCAATGTTTATATCAAAAACTTTGGGGAAGAGGTGGATGATGAGAGTCTGAAAGAGCTATTCAGTCAGTTTG GTAAGACCCTAAGTGTCAAGGTGATGAGAGATCCCAGTGGGAAATCCAAAGGCTTTGGCTTTGTGAGTTACGAAAAACACGAGGATGCCAATAAG GCTGTGGAAGAGatgaatggaaaagaaataagtggtaaaataatatttgtaggCCGTGCACAAAAGAAAGTAGAACGGCAGGCAGAGTTAAAACGGAAATTTGAGCAGCTGAAACAGGAGAGAATTAGTCGATATCAG GGAGTGAATCTCTACATTAAGAACTTGGATGACACTATTGATGATGAGAAATTAAGGAAAGAATTTTCTCCTTTTGGATCAATTACCAGTGCTAAG GTAATGCTGGAGGATGGAAGAAGCAAAGGGTTTGGCTTCGTCTGCTTCTCATCTCCTGAAGAGGCAACCAAAGCAGTCACTGAGATGAATGGACGCATTGTGGGCTCCAAGCCACTATATGTTGCCCTGGcccagaggaaggaagagagaaaggctCACCTGACCAACCAGTATATGCAACGAGTGGCTGGAATGAGAGCACTTCCTGCCAATGCCATCTTAAATCAGTTCCAGCCTGCGGCGGGTGGCTACTTCGTGCCAGCAGTCCCACAG GCTCAGGGAAGGCCTCCATATTATACACCTAACCAGTTAGCGCAGATGAGGCCTAATCCACGCTGGCAGCAAGGTGGGAGACCTCAAG GCTTCCAAGGAATGCCAAGTGCTATACGCCAGTCTGGGCCTCGTCCAACTCTTCGCCATCTGGCTCCAACTG GCGTTCCCACAGCTGTGCAGAACTTACCGCCACGCGCTGCTGTTGCCGCTGCTGCTCCCCGTGCTGTTGCCCCCTACAAATACGCCTCCAGTGTCCGCAGCCCTCATCCTGCCATACAGCCTCTGCAG GCACCCCAGCCTGCGGTCCATGTGCAGGGGCAGGAGCCACTGACTGCCTCCATGCTGGCTGCAGCACCCCCCCAGGaacagaagcagatgctgg GAGAACGCTTGTTCCCACTCATCCAAACAATGCATTCAAACTTGGCTGGGAAGATCACGGGAATGCTGCTGGAGATCGACAACTCTGAGCTGCTGCACATGTTAGAGTCCCCCGAGTCTCTCCGCTCCAAG GTAGATGAAGCTGTAGCAGTTCTACAGGCTCATCATGCCAAGAAAGAAGCTGCCCAGAAGGTGGGCGCTGTTGCTGCTGCTACCTCTTAG